In Streptomyces sp. SN-593, a single genomic region encodes these proteins:
- a CDS encoding discoidin domain-containing protein has protein sequence MRPKRSIPRLVAGVTTAGLLLLGVQAIPAAASGGSDAAPGGTAAASSTGGGNSATHLDDGNQNTYWESSGKTLPQWAQVDLGKDKAVDGIQLKVPASWSRRSETMSLQGSEDGVTFETLVGSAKYTFDPGKGNTVKVSFPAQKARYIRAEVSANTAGKTAQLSELTAQAAAASTDNLAAGRPTAESAHNDVYPSGNAVDGDANTYWESANNAFPQWLRVDLGSAVPVNKVVLKLPPATSWASRTETLAVQGSTDGSTFSDIVASTGYTFDPASGNTVTISFNSTTTRYVRLNITGNTGWPAGQISEFEVYGPTTGDTQAPSAPTGLAYTQPASGQVKLTWNAATDNVGVTGYDIYAGGTLRSSVAGTVLTYTDSQPDTATVTYTVKAHDAAGNQSAASNSVTRTGTSGDTQPPSAPTALAYTQPASGQIKLTWSAASDNVAVTGYEVFRGGTKIATTAGNTLSYTDSQPDTATVTYYVRAVDAAGNESANSNTVTRNGTSPPTGGTNQAVGKPITASSTVQNFVAANANDDDTSTYWEGTGTSSLTIQLGANVDTSQVVVKLNPSSAWGPRTQTIQIDGREQSATGFTQISAAKQYSFDPATGNSVAIPVSARVADVRLTFSNNSGAGGGQAAEVQVIGVPGPNPDLTVSALTASPAAPVETDPITLSATVKNIGTNASPASSVNFYLGTTKVGTANVGALAAGGSSTVTAAVGAKDAGSYQLTAKVDESNAVVEQNETNNSYTAAAPLVVKPVNSSDLVPVVAWSPGNPSAGQSVGFTVAIKNQGTVASASGAHAVTVSVVDTASGSVVKTLTGSYSGAIAVGATTSPVSVGSWTAVNGRYTVKTVVAVDTNEVAIKQANNTDSQAFFVGRGANMPYDAYEAEDGTVGGGATVLGPNRTIGDPAGEASGREAVHLGANGQYVQWTTRASTNTLVTRFNIPDGTDSTTLDVYVDGTLLKTISLTSKYEWLYGDETSPTNSAGSGGPRHIYDEANVMLGTTVPAGHTIRLQKDAANTAAYYNIDYIDLEQATATPNPDPTKYVVPAGFTQQDVQNALDTARQDTTKLGVYLPAGTYQTANKFTVYGRAIKVIGAGPWFTQFTTPQTQENTDGGFAVQSTADGSTFTGFGFFGNYTSRIDGPGKVFDLTGVSDLTIDNLWIEHTICGVWATNVDDSHFTNLRIRDTFADGVNLTNGSTGNTISNDEARSTGDDSFALFPAIDNHNEQETGNTFSNLSVQTVWRAAGLAVYGGGGNTFSNLYIADSLTYPGITIGSLAFGGIPALGFESSPTTNFSNITLARDGGHFWGAQVFPALWIYSAEFTMQGLRLSDIDISDPTYSGVMFQTKWNGSTSLNPIKDTTITDLSVTGAHKSGDTYDARSGFGLYANPQPEAGQGPPVGSVTINGLTESDNAVNIENTTTTFTINVTP, from the coding sequence ATGAGACCCAAGCGCTCCATTCCACGGCTGGTGGCGGGGGTGACCACGGCCGGGCTGCTCCTGCTCGGCGTCCAGGCCATCCCCGCCGCCGCCTCGGGAGGATCGGACGCGGCGCCGGGCGGGACCGCCGCGGCGAGCAGTACCGGCGGCGGCAACTCCGCCACCCACCTCGACGACGGCAACCAGAACACCTACTGGGAGAGTTCGGGCAAGACCCTCCCGCAGTGGGCCCAGGTCGACCTCGGCAAGGACAAGGCCGTCGACGGGATCCAGCTCAAGGTGCCCGCCTCCTGGAGCCGGCGCAGCGAGACCATGTCCCTCCAGGGCAGCGAGGACGGCGTCACCTTCGAGACGCTGGTCGGCTCCGCGAAGTACACGTTCGACCCGGGCAAGGGCAACACCGTCAAGGTGTCCTTCCCCGCGCAGAAGGCCCGCTACATACGTGCCGAGGTGTCGGCGAACACCGCCGGGAAGACGGCGCAGCTCTCGGAGCTGACCGCGCAGGCGGCGGCCGCCTCCACCGACAACCTCGCCGCGGGCCGGCCGACCGCCGAGTCCGCCCACAACGACGTCTACCCGTCCGGCAACGCCGTCGACGGGGACGCGAACACCTACTGGGAGAGCGCCAACAACGCCTTCCCGCAGTGGCTGCGGGTGGACCTGGGCAGCGCGGTCCCGGTGAACAAGGTCGTGCTGAAGCTGCCGCCGGCCACCTCGTGGGCCAGCCGCACCGAGACGCTCGCGGTGCAGGGCAGCACCGACGGCAGCACCTTCTCCGACATCGTGGCCTCGACCGGCTACACGTTCGACCCGGCCAGCGGCAACACCGTCACGATCTCCTTCAACTCGACCACGACCCGCTACGTCCGGCTGAACATCACCGGCAACACCGGCTGGCCGGCGGGCCAGATCTCCGAGTTCGAGGTCTACGGCCCGACCACCGGTGACACCCAGGCGCCCTCGGCGCCGACCGGCCTGGCCTACACGCAGCCGGCCTCCGGCCAGGTCAAGCTGACCTGGAACGCGGCCACCGACAACGTCGGTGTCACCGGCTACGACATCTACGCGGGCGGCACCCTGCGCAGCTCGGTCGCCGGCACCGTCCTGACGTACACCGACAGCCAGCCCGACACCGCCACCGTGACGTACACCGTCAAGGCGCACGACGCGGCCGGCAACCAGTCCGCGGCCAGCAACAGCGTGACGCGCACCGGTACCTCGGGCGACACCCAGCCGCCGTCGGCCCCGACCGCGCTGGCCTACACGCAGCCGGCCTCCGGCCAGATCAAGCTGACCTGGAGCGCCGCGAGCGACAACGTCGCCGTCACCGGCTACGAGGTGTTCCGCGGCGGCACCAAGATCGCCACCACCGCGGGCAACACCCTCTCCTACACCGACAGCCAGCCCGACACGGCCACCGTCACCTACTACGTGCGGGCCGTGGACGCGGCCGGCAACGAGTCGGCGAACAGCAACACGGTGACCCGCAACGGCACGTCGCCGCCGACCGGCGGCACCAACCAGGCCGTCGGCAAGCCGATCACCGCGTCCTCCACGGTGCAGAACTTCGTCGCCGCGAACGCGAACGACGACGACACCAGCACCTACTGGGAGGGCACCGGCACCAGCTCGCTGACGATCCAGCTCGGTGCGAACGTGGACACCAGCCAGGTCGTGGTGAAGCTCAACCCGTCCAGCGCCTGGGGGCCGCGCACCCAGACCATCCAGATCGACGGCCGCGAGCAGTCCGCGACCGGCTTCACGCAGATCTCGGCGGCCAAGCAGTACAGCTTCGACCCGGCCACCGGCAACAGCGTGGCGATCCCGGTCAGCGCGCGGGTCGCCGACGTCCGGCTGACCTTCAGCAACAACTCCGGCGCGGGCGGCGGCCAGGCGGCCGAGGTCCAGGTGATCGGGGTCCCCGGGCCCAACCCGGACCTGACGGTCAGCGCGCTGACCGCGTCCCCGGCCGCGCCGGTGGAGACCGACCCGATCACGCTCAGCGCCACGGTGAAGAACATCGGCACCAACGCCTCCCCGGCGAGCTCCGTCAACTTCTACCTGGGCACCACCAAGGTCGGTACCGCGAACGTCGGAGCCCTGGCGGCCGGCGGCAGCAGCACCGTGACGGCGGCCGTGGGCGCCAAGGACGCCGGCAGCTACCAGCTCACCGCGAAGGTCGACGAGAGCAACGCGGTGGTCGAGCAGAACGAGACCAACAACAGCTACACCGCCGCCGCCCCGCTCGTGGTCAAGCCGGTGAACAGCTCCGACCTCGTGCCGGTGGTGGCCTGGTCCCCGGGCAACCCGTCCGCGGGCCAGAGCGTCGGCTTCACGGTCGCGATCAAGAACCAGGGCACCGTCGCCTCGGCCTCGGGCGCGCACGCGGTGACCGTCTCGGTCGTCGACACGGCCAGCGGCAGCGTGGTGAAGACCCTCACCGGCTCCTACAGCGGCGCCATCGCGGTGGGCGCCACCACCAGCCCGGTCAGCGTGGGCAGTTGGACCGCCGTCAACGGCAGGTACACGGTGAAGACCGTGGTCGCCGTCGACACCAACGAGGTGGCGATCAAGCAGGCCAACAACACCGACAGCCAGGCGTTCTTCGTCGGCCGCGGCGCGAACATGCCCTACGACGCCTACGAGGCGGAGGACGGCACGGTCGGCGGCGGGGCGACGGTCCTCGGCCCGAACCGCACCATCGGCGACCCGGCGGGCGAGGCGTCCGGCCGCGAGGCCGTGCACCTGGGGGCCAACGGCCAGTACGTGCAGTGGACCACCCGGGCCTCCACCAACACCCTGGTCACCCGCTTCAACATCCCCGACGGCACCGACTCCACCACGCTGGACGTCTACGTGGACGGGACCCTGCTGAAGACGATCAGCCTGACCTCGAAGTACGAGTGGCTCTACGGCGACGAGACGAGTCCCACCAACTCGGCCGGCTCCGGCGGGCCGCGGCACATCTACGACGAGGCGAACGTGATGCTCGGCACCACCGTGCCGGCCGGTCACACCATCAGGCTCCAGAAGGACGCGGCGAACACCGCTGCCTACTACAACATCGACTACATCGACCTGGAGCAGGCCACCGCGACGCCGAACCCGGACCCGACGAAGTACGTCGTGCCGGCCGGCTTCACCCAGCAGGACGTGCAGAACGCGCTGGACACCGCGCGGCAGGACACCACCAAGCTCGGCGTCTACCTGCCGGCCGGCACCTACCAGACCGCCAACAAGTTCACCGTCTACGGCCGGGCGATCAAGGTGATCGGCGCGGGCCCGTGGTTCACGCAGTTCACCACGCCGCAGACCCAGGAGAACACCGACGGCGGCTTCGCGGTGCAGAGCACCGCGGACGGCTCGACCTTCACCGGGTTCGGCTTCTTCGGCAACTACACCAGCCGGATCGACGGCCCCGGCAAGGTCTTCGACCTCACCGGCGTCTCCGACCTGACGATCGACAACCTGTGGATCGAGCACACGATCTGCGGGGTGTGGGCCACCAACGTCGACGACTCGCACTTCACGAACCTGCGGATCCGCGACACCTTCGCCGACGGCGTCAACCTGACCAACGGCTCCACCGGCAACACCATCAGCAACGACGAGGCCCGGTCCACCGGCGACGACAGCTTCGCCCTGTTCCCGGCCATCGACAACCACAACGAGCAGGAGACCGGCAACACCTTCTCCAACCTGAGCGTGCAGACCGTGTGGCGCGCCGCGGGCCTGGCGGTCTACGGCGGTGGCGGCAACACCTTCAGCAACCTCTACATCGCCGACAGCCTCACCTACCCGGGCATCACGATCGGTTCGCTGGCCTTCGGCGGCATCCCCGCCCTGGGCTTCGAGTCCTCACCGACCACGAACTTCTCCAACATCACGCTGGCCAGGGACGGCGGCCACTTCTGGGGCGCCCAGGTCTTCCCGGCCCTGTGGATCTACTCGGCGGAGTTCACGATGCAGGGCCTGCGGCTCAGCGACATCGACATCAGCGACCCGACCTACTCCGGTGTGATGTTCCAGACCAAGTGGAACGGCAGCACCTCGCTCAACCCGATCAAGGACACCACCATCACCGACCTGTCGGTGACCGGTGCGCACAAGAGCGGTGACACCTACGACGCGAGGTCCGGTTTCGGCCTGTACGCGAACCCGCAGCCGGAAGCGGGCCAGGGCCCGCCGGTCGGATCGGTGACGATCAACGGGCTGACCGAGAGCGACAACGCGGTGAACATCGAGAACACCACGACCACCTTCACCATCAACGTCACCCCGTAG
- a CDS encoding aromatic acid exporter family protein, whose translation MPEVPEPMVKLVRWTAEPVAAQIGRSTAAAVISYVVAVWLLPQPVPLTAPLTALLVVQVTLYSTFMTGIRRVNAVVVGVVIAIGFSSLVGLSWWSLGLIILTALLVGRVVRVGEFEAEVAISAMLVLGVTKVATTAWDRIYETLIGAAVGLLFNLLFAPPVWVQSAGGSIEAMARRMGRLFRDIGGQVAGHLPVERAAARLHEARRVDHDISEVDASLRQAEDSLRFNPRVREGLLSRVVLRTGLDTLEICAVVLRVLSRTLTDLAKARTDERLFTEEIGRQLEELFDHVAGAIESFAVLITTQVTESAQTAEDRLAQALTDAARVRDTVADLLLSGVQSHPRQWQLHGALLAEVDRILDELAVEKRSERLVEELDRQSTEMSERHPRLAMLRRRLIGKDAVMRASAPVRAAFRRQFSSDD comes from the coding sequence ATGCCCGAGGTACCCGAACCGATGGTCAAGCTGGTCCGCTGGACCGCGGAGCCGGTGGCGGCGCAGATCGGCCGCTCCACGGCCGCGGCGGTCATCTCCTACGTCGTGGCGGTGTGGCTGCTGCCGCAGCCGGTCCCGCTGACCGCGCCGCTCACCGCGCTGCTGGTGGTGCAGGTCACCCTCTACTCCACCTTCATGACCGGCATCAGACGGGTGAACGCGGTCGTGGTGGGCGTGGTCATCGCGATCGGCTTCAGCTCGCTGGTCGGGCTGAGCTGGTGGAGCCTCGGCCTGATCATCCTCACCGCGCTGCTGGTCGGCCGGGTGGTCCGGGTCGGCGAGTTCGAGGCGGAGGTGGCGATCTCCGCGATGCTGGTGCTCGGCGTCACCAAGGTCGCCACCACCGCCTGGGACCGGATCTACGAGACGTTGATCGGCGCCGCCGTCGGCCTGCTGTTCAACCTGCTGTTCGCGCCGCCGGTGTGGGTGCAGTCCGCGGGCGGTTCGATCGAGGCGATGGCCCGCCGGATGGGGCGGCTCTTCCGCGACATCGGCGGCCAGGTCGCCGGGCACCTGCCGGTCGAACGCGCGGCCGCCCGGCTGCATGAGGCGCGCCGGGTCGACCACGACATCAGCGAGGTGGACGCGTCGCTGCGGCAGGCCGAGGACAGTCTGCGCTTCAACCCCCGGGTGCGCGAGGGCCTGCTGTCCCGGGTGGTGCTGCGCACCGGCCTGGACACCCTGGAGATCTGCGCGGTGGTGCTGCGGGTGCTCTCGCGCACGCTCACCGACCTGGCGAAGGCGCGTACCGACGAGCGGCTGTTCACCGAGGAGATCGGCCGGCAGCTGGAGGAGCTCTTCGACCACGTGGCCGGTGCGATCGAGAGCTTCGCGGTCCTGATCACCACCCAGGTCACGGAGAGCGCGCAGACCGCGGAGGACCGGCTCGCGCAGGCGCTCACCGACGCCGCGCGGGTCCGCGACACCGTGGCGGACCTGCTGCTGTCCGGTGTCCAGTCGCATCCGCGCCAGTGGCAGCTTCACGGCGCGCTGCTCGCGGAGGTGGACCGCATCCTGGACGAGCTCGCCGTGGAGAAGCGGTCCGAGCGGCTGGTGGAGGAACTGGACCGGCAGTCCACCGAGATGAGCGAGCGGCATCCGCGGCTCGCGATGCTCCGACGCAGGCTCATCGGCAAGGACGCGGTGATGCGTGCTTCGGCTCCGGTCCGCGCCGCCTTCCGCCGGCAGTTCAGCTCGGACGACTGA